Proteins encoded by one window of Ramlibacter tataouinensis:
- the tsf gene encoding translation elongation factor Ts codes for MAAITASMVAELRAKTDAPMMECKKALTEADGNMEKAEELLRVKLGSKAGKAAARVTAEGVVAASIDGTTGALIEVNCETDFVTKNDSFIALARAAAELVARNNPADVAALGALPYSQDSFGPTLEDVRKGLIGKIGENMSFRRFQRFAGGSKLASYLHGTRIGVVVEYEGDEVAAKDVAMHVAAMKPVALASSDVPAELIEKERSVATAKAAESGKPADIAAKMIEGSVQKYLKEVSLFNQPFVKNDKQTVEQMLKAANTTVKGFTLYVVGEGIEKKSDDFAAEVAAQVAAAKGA; via the coding sequence ATGGCTGCAATCACCGCAAGCATGGTCGCCGAACTGCGCGCCAAGACCGACGCCCCGATGATGGAGTGCAAGAAGGCGCTCACCGAGGCCGACGGCAACATGGAAAAGGCCGAGGAGCTGCTGCGCGTCAAGCTCGGCAGCAAGGCCGGCAAGGCTGCCGCCCGCGTCACCGCCGAGGGCGTCGTCGCCGCCAGCATCGACGGCACGACCGGCGCCCTGATCGAGGTCAACTGCGAGACCGACTTCGTCACCAAGAACGACAGCTTCATCGCCCTGGCGCGCGCGGCCGCCGAACTGGTCGCCAGGAACAACCCGGCCGACGTGGCCGCGCTCGGCGCGCTGCCTTACAGCCAGGACAGCTTCGGCCCGACGCTGGAGGACGTGCGCAAGGGCCTGATCGGCAAGATCGGCGAGAACATGAGCTTCCGCCGCTTCCAGCGCTTTGCCGGCGGCAGCAAACTGGCCTCGTACCTGCACGGCACCCGCATCGGCGTGGTGGTGGAGTACGAGGGCGACGAGGTGGCCGCCAAGGACGTGGCCATGCACGTGGCCGCCATGAAGCCGGTGGCGCTGGCGTCCAGCGACGTGCCCGCCGAGCTGATCGAGAAGGAGCGCAGCGTAGCCACCGCCAAGGCCGCCGAATCGGGCAAGCCGGCCGACATCGCCGCCAAGATGATCGAAGGCTCGGTGCAGAAGTACCTCAAGGAGGTGTCCCTCTTCAACCAGCCGTTCGTCAAGAACGACAAGCAGACGGTGGAGCAGATGCTCAAGGCCGCCAACACCACCGTGAAGGGCTTCACCCTGTACGTGGTGGGCGAGGGCATCGAGAAGAAGTCCGACGACTTCGCCGCCGAAGTGGCGGCCCAGGTCGCCGCCGCCAAGGGCGCCTGA
- the rpsB gene encoding 30S ribosomal protein S2, whose protein sequence is MALSMREMLEAGVHFGHQTRFWNPKMAPYIFGSRNKIHIINLEKSLPMFQDAAKFVRQLSANRGTILMVGTKRQAREIVATEARRAGVPFVDQRWLGGMLTNFKTVKTSIKRLKDMKAQQEAGLESMSKKEQLMFQREMEKLERDIGGIQDMSTLPDAIFVIDVGFHKIAVSEAKKLGIPLVGVVDSNHSPEGINYVIPGNDDSAKAVQLYARGIADAVLEGRANAVNDVARAVAEGSDEFVEVEEGAGA, encoded by the coding sequence ATGGCCCTTTCCATGCGCGAAATGCTGGAAGCCGGTGTCCACTTCGGGCACCAGACACGCTTCTGGAACCCGAAGATGGCGCCTTACATCTTCGGCTCCCGCAACAAGATCCACATCATCAACCTGGAAAAGTCGCTGCCGATGTTCCAGGACGCGGCGAAGTTCGTGAGGCAGCTCAGCGCCAACCGCGGCACCATCCTGATGGTGGGCACCAAGCGCCAGGCCCGCGAGATCGTCGCCACCGAGGCTCGCCGCGCCGGCGTGCCCTTCGTCGACCAGCGCTGGCTGGGCGGCATGCTGACCAACTTCAAGACGGTCAAGACCTCGATCAAGCGCCTCAAGGACATGAAGGCCCAGCAGGAAGCCGGCCTCGAGTCGATGAGCAAGAAGGAGCAGCTGATGTTCCAGCGCGAGATGGAAAAGCTCGAGCGCGACATCGGTGGCATCCAGGACATGAGCACCCTGCCGGACGCCATCTTCGTGATCGACGTGGGCTTCCACAAGATCGCCGTCTCCGAGGCGAAGAAGCTGGGCATCCCGCTGGTCGGCGTGGTCGATTCCAACCACTCGCCCGAGGGCATCAACTACGTCATCCCCGGCAACGACGACTCGGCCAAGGCGGTCCAGCTCTACGCCCGCGGCATCGCCGATGCGGTGCTGGAAGGCCGCGCCAACGCGGTCAATGACGTGGCCCGCGCGGTCGCCGAAGGCAGCGACGAGTTCGTCGAGGTCGAGGAAGGCGCCGGCGCCTGA
- the pyrH gene encoding UMP kinase, which produces MTAAPAHKRILLKLSGEALMGDDPFGINRATIVRMVEEIADVVNSGVQLAVVIGGGNIFRGVAGGSVGMDRATADYMGMLATVMNSLALADSMNKQGLVARVMSAIAIEQVVEPYVRPKALQYLEEGKVVIFAAGTGNPFFTTDTAAALRGAEIGAELVLKATKVDGVYSADPNKDPSATRYSRITFDEAMSRNLGIMDATAFALCRDQKLPIRVFSIVKPGALRRVVMGEDEGTLVYA; this is translated from the coding sequence ATGACCGCCGCCCCCGCCCACAAGCGCATCCTGCTCAAGCTGTCCGGAGAAGCGCTGATGGGGGACGACCCGTTCGGCATCAACCGCGCCACCATCGTGCGGATGGTCGAGGAGATCGCCGACGTGGTGAACAGCGGGGTCCAGTTGGCGGTGGTCATCGGCGGCGGCAACATCTTCCGCGGCGTGGCCGGCGGCTCGGTCGGCATGGACCGGGCCACCGCCGACTACATGGGGATGCTGGCCACGGTGATGAACTCGCTGGCGCTGGCCGACAGCATGAACAAGCAGGGGCTGGTGGCGCGCGTGATGTCGGCCATCGCCATCGAGCAGGTCGTCGAGCCCTACGTGCGCCCCAAGGCGCTGCAATACCTGGAGGAGGGCAAGGTCGTGATCTTCGCGGCCGGCACCGGCAACCCCTTCTTCACCACCGACACCGCCGCCGCCCTGCGCGGCGCCGAGATCGGCGCCGAGCTGGTGCTCAAGGCCACCAAGGTCGATGGCGTCTACTCGGCCGACCCGAACAAGGATCCGTCCGCGACCCGCTACAGCCGGATCACCTTCGACGAGGCGATGTCGCGCAACCTCGGCATCATGGATGCCACCGCCTTCGCCCTGTGCCGCGACCAGAAGCTGCCGATCAGGGTCTTCTCCATCGTCAAGCCCGGCGCGCTGCGCCGCGTGGTGATGGGCGAGGACGAAGGCACGCTGGTGTACGCCTGA
- the uppS gene encoding polyprenyl diphosphate synthase produces MSAIPHHIAIVMDGNGRWATRRCLPRVAGHKKGVDALRACVRHCGERGVKVLTVFAFSSENWNRPPEEVSGLMELLAMALSREVPKLKSEGVRIHFVGDRSGLSEKVRAGLAQAEAATAANTRLVFNVCFSYGGRWDIAQAAARLADRGEPITEQSLDRAMALADVPDPDLLIRTGGERRLSNFLLWQAAYSELYFTDKLWPEFNAAELDAAIADFGQRERRFGRTSQQLQPPAPRKVA; encoded by the coding sequence GTGAGCGCCATCCCGCACCACATCGCGATCGTCATGGACGGCAACGGGCGCTGGGCCACCCGGCGCTGCCTGCCGCGGGTGGCGGGCCACAAGAAGGGCGTCGACGCGCTGCGCGCCTGCGTGCGCCATTGCGGCGAGCGCGGCGTCAAGGTGCTGACCGTGTTCGCGTTCTCCTCCGAGAACTGGAATCGCCCCCCCGAGGAGGTCTCCGGACTGATGGAGCTGCTGGCGATGGCGCTGTCGCGCGAGGTCCCCAAGCTCAAGTCCGAGGGCGTGCGCATCCATTTCGTGGGCGACCGCTCGGGCCTGTCCGAGAAGGTGCGTGCCGGCCTGGCCCAGGCCGAGGCCGCCACCGCCGCCAACACCCGCCTGGTGTTCAACGTCTGCTTCAGCTATGGCGGCCGCTGGGACATCGCGCAGGCAGCCGCGCGGCTGGCCGATCGCGGCGAGCCGATCACCGAGCAGAGCCTGGACCGCGCGATGGCCCTGGCCGACGTGCCCGACCCCGACCTGCTGATCCGCACCGGCGGCGAGCGGCGCCTTTCCAACTTCCTGCTCTGGCAGGCGGCCTACTCCGAGCTGTACTTCACCGACAAGCTCTGGCCCGAATTCAACGCCGCCGAACTGGACGCGGCCATCGCCGACTTCGGCCAGCGCGAACGGCGCTTCGGCCGCACCTCCCAGCAACTGCAGCCGCCGGCCCCGCGCAAGGTGGCCTGA
- the rseP gene encoding RIP metalloprotease RseP: protein MLTTVLAFIVALGLLVAVHEWGHYRVAVACGVKVLRFSVGFGHTLLRWKPRRQRPGQDTEFVIAAFPLGGYVKMLDEREAPVAPHERHLAFNTQPLRSRALIVAAGPAANLLLAVLLYAGINWWGVQEPSPVLASPVAGSVAQQAGLQGGETVTRAGFAGEQAEPVRSFEQLRWLLTRGALDGRDVQLAVTEAGRRGEREVQLPLSAIASPDADAQLFRRIGVVGPLTRPVIGDVVDGGAASQAGLRKGDLVLRVGDTAVVDGQQLREWIRSQGATGTPAPGTWRIEREGRAIELQVTPQVAREGERSIGRIGAYVGSPPEMVEVRYGPVDGLWRGVVRTWEVSVLTVRMLGRMVIGEASLKNLSGPLTIADYAGKSASLGLLQYVVFLAMISVSLGVLNLLPLPVLDGGHLMYYLWEAVTGRSVPDAWMERLQRGGVAVLLVMMTIALFNDVTRLFG, encoded by the coding sequence ATGCTGACCACCGTCCTCGCCTTCATCGTCGCCCTGGGCCTGCTGGTGGCGGTGCACGAGTGGGGCCACTACCGGGTGGCCGTGGCCTGCGGCGTCAAGGTGCTGCGCTTCTCGGTCGGCTTCGGCCACACCCTGTTGCGCTGGAAGCCGCGCCGCCAGCGCCCCGGCCAGGACACCGAGTTCGTCATTGCCGCCTTCCCGCTGGGCGGCTACGTGAAGATGCTCGACGAGCGCGAGGCTCCGGTCGCGCCGCACGAACGCCACCTGGCCTTCAACACCCAGCCGCTGCGCTCGCGCGCGCTGATCGTCGCCGCCGGGCCGGCGGCCAACCTGTTGCTGGCCGTGTTGCTGTACGCCGGCATCAACTGGTGGGGCGTGCAGGAGCCCAGCCCCGTGCTGGCCTCGCCGGTGGCCGGCTCGGTGGCGCAGCAGGCCGGGCTGCAGGGCGGCGAGACCGTCACGCGCGCCGGCTTCGCGGGCGAGCAGGCGGAGCCGGTGCGCTCGTTCGAGCAGCTGCGCTGGCTGCTCACGCGAGGGGCGCTCGATGGGCGCGACGTGCAACTGGCGGTCACCGAGGCCGGGCGCCGCGGCGAGCGCGAGGTGCAGTTGCCGCTGAGCGCCATCGCCTCGCCGGATGCCGATGCGCAGCTCTTCCGCCGGATCGGGGTGGTCGGTCCGCTCACCCGGCCGGTGATCGGCGACGTGGTCGACGGCGGCGCCGCCTCGCAGGCCGGCCTGCGCAAGGGCGACCTGGTGCTGCGGGTGGGCGACACAGCGGTGGTCGACGGCCAGCAGCTTCGCGAATGGATCCGGTCGCAGGGGGCGACGGGCACGCCGGCGCCGGGCACCTGGCGCATCGAGCGCGAAGGCCGCGCCATCGAGCTGCAGGTCACGCCGCAGGTCGCCCGGGAGGGCGAGCGCAGCATCGGCCGCATCGGCGCCTATGTCGGCTCGCCGCCGGAGATGGTGGAAGTGCGCTACGGCCCGGTCGATGGCCTGTGGCGCGGTGTGGTGCGCACCTGGGAGGTCTCGGTGCTGACCGTGCGCATGCTGGGGCGCATGGTGATCGGCGAGGCCTCGCTGAAGAACCTGAGCGGGCCGCTGACCATCGCCGACTACGCCGGCAAGTCGGCCAGCCTGGGGTTGCTGCAATACGTGGTGTTCCTGGCGATGATCAGCGTCAGCCTCGGCGTGCTGAACCTGCTGCCGCTCCCGGTGCTCGATGGCGGGCACCTGATGTATTATCTTTGGGAGGCGGTTACGGGGCGCAGCGTCCCGGACGCGTGGATGGAGAGGCTGCAGCGCGGCGGGGTGGCAGTGCTTCTGGTGATGATGACCATCGCACTGTTCAACGACGTCACGCGTCTCTTCGGTTGA
- the bamA gene encoding outer membrane protein assembly factor BamA has product MKNRIKRLRARTVTGMVAAAFAVHAWAVDPFTVRDIRVEGLQRVEPGTVFASLPFRVGDQYTDDKGSSAIRALFGLGLFKDVRLEVSGDVLVVIVEERPTVAGVDFAGAREFDQEALKKALREIGLTEGRPYDQALADRAEQELRRQYINRSLYGAEVVTTVTPIERNRVNLTFTITEGDPARIKDIRIVGNKAFSEGTLKGLFDLDTGGWLSWYTKSDRYSRAKLNADLESLRSYYLNRGFLEFRIDSTQVAISPDKQDITITVNVTEGERFVVSGVKLEGNFLGREEEFKSLVRIRAGEPYNAEQVAETTRNFSDYFGNFGYAFATVEARPEIDREKNLVAFTLLAEPSRRAYVRRINVSGNNRTRDEVVRREFRQFESSWYDADKIKLSRDRIDRLGFFKEINIETADVPGAPDQVDLNISVVEKPTGSLQLSAGFSSAEKLGLGFSIKQENAFGSGQYLGVELNTSKYNRTIAFTSVDPYFTPDGVSRTVDVYHRNSRPYEEQGGNYSLATTGASLRFGVPFSEFDTVYFGAGAERTEIRPGTNIPAAYLAYAARAGYTSYNVPLTIGWSRDDRDSAIAPNRGRLQRLSGEASLFADGRYLRGSYQYQHYIPLNKQFTVAFNGELGWGKGLGGRPFPVLKNFYSGGLGSVRGFEQGTLGPRDVTGASIGGSRKITLNGELFTPFPGAGNDRTLRLFGFFDVGNVYGENEKLDFGQLRASTGVGISWISPIGPLRLAIAQPVRKFAGDRIQRFQFQIGTAF; this is encoded by the coding sequence ATGAAAAATCGAATCAAGCGCTTGCGCGCGCGCACCGTCACGGGCATGGTCGCCGCCGCATTTGCCGTCCATGCGTGGGCGGTGGATCCCTTCACCGTGCGGGACATCCGCGTCGAGGGCCTGCAACGGGTGGAGCCCGGCACGGTCTTCGCCTCGCTGCCGTTCCGGGTGGGCGACCAGTACACCGACGACAAGGGCTCGTCCGCCATCCGGGCGCTGTTCGGCCTGGGCCTGTTCAAGGACGTGCGGCTGGAAGTCTCGGGCGACGTGCTGGTGGTCATCGTGGAGGAGCGGCCCACGGTCGCCGGCGTCGATTTCGCCGGCGCCCGGGAGTTCGACCAGGAAGCCCTGAAGAAGGCGCTGCGCGAGATCGGCCTGACCGAGGGCCGGCCCTATGACCAGGCGCTGGCCGACCGCGCCGAGCAGGAACTGCGCCGCCAGTACATCAACCGCAGCCTGTACGGCGCCGAGGTGGTGACCACCGTCACCCCGATCGAGCGCAACCGCGTCAACCTGACCTTCACCATCACCGAGGGCGATCCGGCGCGCATCAAGGACATCCGCATCGTCGGCAACAAGGCCTTCAGCGAGGGCACGCTCAAGGGCCTGTTCGACCTCGACACCGGCGGCTGGCTGTCCTGGTACACCAAGTCCGACCGCTACTCGCGCGCCAAGCTCAACGCCGACCTGGAGAGCCTGCGCTCGTACTACCTCAACCGCGGCTTCCTGGAGTTCCGCATCGACTCCACCCAGGTCGCGATCTCGCCCGACAAGCAGGACATCACGATCACCGTGAACGTGACCGAGGGCGAGCGCTTCGTGGTCAGCGGCGTCAAGCTGGAAGGCAACTTCCTGGGGCGCGAGGAGGAGTTCAAGAGCCTGGTGCGCATCCGCGCCGGCGAACCCTACAACGCCGAGCAGGTGGCCGAGACCACCCGCAACTTCAGCGACTACTTCGGCAACTTCGGCTACGCCTTCGCCACCGTCGAGGCCCGCCCGGAGATCGACCGCGAGAAGAACCTGGTGGCCTTCACCCTGCTCGCGGAGCCCTCGCGCCGGGCCTACGTACGCCGCATCAACGTCTCGGGCAACAACCGCACCCGCGACGAAGTGGTCCGGCGCGAGTTCCGCCAGTTCGAGTCGAGCTGGTACGACGCCGACAAGATCAAGCTGTCGCGCGACCGGATCGACCGGCTGGGCTTCTTCAAGGAAATCAACATCGAGACGGCCGACGTGCCGGGCGCGCCCGACCAGGTCGACCTGAACATCTCGGTGGTCGAGAAGCCCACCGGCAGCCTGCAGCTGTCGGCCGGCTTCTCCAGCGCCGAGAAGCTGGGCCTGGGCTTCTCGATCAAGCAGGAGAACGCCTTCGGCTCCGGCCAGTACCTGGGCGTGGAGCTGAACACCAGCAAGTACAACCGCACGATCGCCTTCACCTCGGTCGACCCGTACTTCACCCCCGACGGCGTCTCGCGCACCGTCGACGTCTATCACCGCAACTCGCGGCCGTACGAGGAGCAGGGCGGCAACTACTCGCTGGCCACCACCGGCGCCAGCCTTCGCTTCGGCGTTCCGTTCAGCGAGTTCGACACCGTCTATTTCGGCGCCGGCGCCGAGCGCACCGAGATCCGCCCCGGCACCAACATCCCGGCCGCCTACCTGGCCTACGCGGCGCGCGCCGGATACACCAGCTACAACGTGCCGCTGACCATCGGCTGGTCGCGCGACGACCGCGACAGCGCCATTGCGCCCAACCGCGGGCGGCTGCAGCGCCTGAGCGGCGAGGCCAGCCTGTTCGCCGACGGCCGCTACCTGCGCGGCAGCTACCAGTACCAGCACTACATCCCGCTGAACAAGCAGTTCACCGTGGCCTTCAACGGCGAGCTGGGCTGGGGAAAGGGCCTGGGCGGGCGGCCGTTCCCGGTGCTCAAGAACTTCTACTCGGGCGGCCTGGGGTCGGTGCGCGGCTTCGAGCAGGGCACCCTGGGCCCGCGCGACGTCACCGGCGCCAGCATCGGCGGCTCGCGCAAGATCACGCTCAACGGCGAGCTGTTCACGCCGTTCCCGGGTGCCGGCAACGACCGCACGCTTCGCCTGTTCGGCTTTTTCGACGTCGGCAACGTCTATGGCGAGAACGAGAAGCTCGACTTCGGCCAGCTGCGCGCATCGACCGGCGTGGGCATTTCCTGGATCTCGCCGATCGGGCCGCTGCGGCTGGCGATCGCGCAGCCGGTGCGCAAGTTCGCCGGAGATAGAATCCAGCGATTCCAATTCCAGATCGGAACTGCCTTCTGA
- the ispC gene encoding 1-deoxy-D-xylulose-5-phosphate reductoisomerase: MIRQRLAILGSTGSIGASTLDVVARHPDRYEVVVLSAGSRVEPMLAQCAQFRPRFAVMADEGAARELQARVAAEGLPTAVLGGDAALDQLVVRQDVDAVMAAIVGAAGLSSCLAAARAGKRLLLANKEALVVGGELFLQAVREGGATLLPIDSEHSAIFQSLPEDPASWDERVDKIILTASGGPFRRRAPESLREVTPEQACAHPNWVMGRKISVDSATMMNKALEVIEARYLFGLPPERLQVVIHPQSVIHSMVQYRDHSVVAQLGTPDMRVPIAYGLAWPERIASGAEPLDFTALADMSFESLDSHGHRERFPGLQLAWDALRAPAGTTAVLNAANEEAVAAFLDRRIRFDRIHAVNLATLERVQPSKPQALADLLALDALARQAARAAIARFG, from the coding sequence ATGATCCGCCAGCGCCTCGCCATCCTGGGCTCGACCGGGTCCATCGGCGCCAGCACGCTGGACGTGGTGGCGCGCCATCCGGATCGCTACGAGGTCGTGGTGCTCAGTGCCGGCTCGCGCGTGGAGCCGATGCTGGCCCAGTGCGCGCAGTTCCGCCCCCGCTTTGCCGTCATGGCCGACGAAGGCGCCGCGCGCGAACTCCAGGCGCGGGTGGCCGCCGAGGGCCTGCCGACCGCCGTGCTGGGCGGCGACGCCGCCCTCGACCAGCTGGTGGTGCGGCAGGACGTGGATGCCGTGATGGCCGCCATCGTCGGCGCCGCCGGACTTTCGTCCTGCCTGGCGGCGGCCCGCGCCGGCAAGCGCCTGCTGCTGGCCAACAAGGAAGCGCTGGTGGTCGGCGGCGAGCTGTTCCTGCAGGCCGTGCGCGAGGGCGGGGCGACGCTGCTGCCCATCGACAGCGAGCACTCGGCCATCTTCCAGTCGCTGCCGGAAGACCCGGCGAGCTGGGACGAGCGGGTCGACAAGATCATCCTCACGGCATCGGGCGGCCCGTTCCGCCGGCGGGCGCCGGAGAGCCTGCGCGAAGTGACGCCCGAGCAGGCCTGCGCCCACCCGAACTGGGTGATGGGACGCAAGATCTCGGTCGATTCGGCGACCATGATGAACAAGGCGCTGGAGGTGATCGAGGCGCGCTACCTGTTCGGACTGCCGCCCGAACGGCTGCAGGTGGTGATCCACCCGCAGAGCGTGATCCACTCGATGGTGCAGTACCGCGACCATTCGGTGGTGGCCCAGCTCGGCACGCCCGACATGCGGGTGCCGATCGCCTACGGCCTGGCCTGGCCCGAGCGCATCGCCTCCGGCGCCGAGCCGCTGGACTTCACCGCGCTGGCCGACATGAGCTTCGAGTCGCTCGACAGCCACGGCCACCGCGAGCGCTTCCCCGGCCTGCAGCTGGCGTGGGACGCGCTGCGGGCGCCGGCCGGCACCACGGCCGTGCTCAACGCCGCCAACGAGGAAGCGGTCGCCGCCTTCCTGGACCGGCGCATCCGGTTCGACCGGATCCACGCGGTGAACCTTGCAACTTTGGAGCGCGTGCAGCCGTCCAAGCCGCAGGCGCTGGCGGACCTGCTGGCGCTGGACGCGCTGGCCCGGCAGGCGGCGCGTGCCGCCATCGCCCGATTCGGCTGA
- a CDS encoding OmpH family outer membrane protein, which produces MKYLSRPSLWSLLCAMALAAPAFAQEFKVGFVNTDRIFREANTAKQAQAKLEQEFSRRDKELADLGNSLKSLSERYEREAPTLSESQRQQRQKQLIDQDREFQRKRREYQEDLNARKNEELQQVLERANRVVKQVAEQEKYDLILQEAVYINPKHDITEKVIKALNSSK; this is translated from the coding sequence ATGAAGTATCTGAGCCGTCCCTCGCTGTGGTCGCTGCTGTGCGCCATGGCCCTCGCCGCGCCCGCCTTCGCGCAGGAATTCAAGGTCGGTTTCGTCAACACCGACCGCATCTTCCGCGAGGCCAACACCGCCAAGCAGGCACAGGCCAAGCTCGAACAGGAGTTCTCGCGCCGCGACAAGGAGCTGGCCGACCTGGGCAACTCGCTCAAGAGCCTGTCCGAACGTTATGAGCGCGAAGCCCCGACGCTGTCGGAGAGCCAGCGCCAGCAGCGCCAGAAGCAGCTGATCGACCAGGACCGCGAGTTCCAGCGCAAGCGCCGCGAGTACCAGGAAGACCTGAACGCCCGCAAGAACGAGGAACTGCAGCAGGTCCTCGAGCGCGCCAACCGCGTCGTCAAGCAGGTCGCCGAGCAGGAGAAGTACGACCTGATCCTGCAGGAAGCGGTCTACATCAACCCCAAGCACGACATCACCGAGAAGGTGATCAAGGCGCTCAACTCGAGCAAGTGA
- the frr gene encoding ribosome recycling factor, producing the protein MTTIAEIKKSAEAKMDQSIAAFKTNLTKIRTGRANPGLLDTVHVDYYGSMVPISQVANVALLDARTISVQPWEKGMGAKIEKAIRESDLGLNPASMGDLIRVPMPPMSEERRKEMTKLVRHEGEAAKIAVRNLRRDGNDAVKKLVKDKLASEDDQKRAEADIQKTTDRHVAEIDKLVEAKEQEIMAV; encoded by the coding sequence ATGACGACCATTGCCGAGATCAAGAAATCGGCCGAAGCGAAGATGGACCAGTCCATCGCGGCCTTCAAGACCAACCTGACCAAGATCCGCACCGGCCGCGCCAACCCCGGCCTGCTGGACACGGTGCACGTGGATTACTACGGCTCCATGGTGCCGATCAGCCAGGTGGCCAACGTCGCGCTGCTGGACGCCCGCACGATCAGCGTGCAGCCCTGGGAAAAGGGCATGGGCGCCAAGATCGAGAAGGCCATCCGCGAGAGCGACCTGGGCCTGAACCCGGCCTCGATGGGCGACCTGATCCGCGTGCCGATGCCGCCCATGAGCGAGGAGCGCCGCAAGGAAATGACCAAGCTGGTGCGCCACGAGGGCGAAGCCGCCAAGATCGCCGTGCGCAACCTGCGCCGCGATGGCAACGACGCGGTCAAGAAGCTGGTCAAGGACAAGCTGGCATCCGAGGACGACCAGAAGCGCGCCGAGGCCGACATCCAGAAGACCACCGACCGGCATGTCGCCGAGATCGACAAGCTGGTCGAGGCCAAGGAGCAGGAGATCATGGCGGTCTGA
- a CDS encoding phosphatidate cytidylyltransferase, with the protein MLKQRVITAVVLLAILLPALFWPTPWPFAALMLLMIAAGGWEFGRLNGCSEAASVSLGALCVAVCAAAWGMGWLEQPLPLLWAAAGAAWVLAGAALLRGGVRGWPGIPRGVRLAGGLLALCLAWLAVAQARVIGVNFLLSVLVLVWVADIAAYFAGRAFGLKFTRSKLAPAISPGKSWEGVWGGMVGVLVLAFAWVAGDAHWQPQAPSLYTRLATGGSWLLVLGALFLTAMSVVGDLAESLVKRSAGAKDSSGLLPGHGGVLDRVDALLPTLPLAMMLASQVRP; encoded by the coding sequence ATGCTCAAGCAACGCGTCATCACGGCCGTGGTCCTGCTGGCCATCCTGCTGCCCGCCCTGTTCTGGCCCACGCCCTGGCCCTTCGCGGCCTTGATGCTGCTGATGATCGCCGCCGGCGGCTGGGAGTTCGGGCGCCTCAATGGCTGCAGCGAAGCGGCCTCGGTTTCCCTCGGCGCCCTGTGCGTGGCCGTCTGCGCCGCCGCCTGGGGCATGGGCTGGCTGGAGCAGCCGCTGCCGCTGCTGTGGGCCGCGGCGGGCGCGGCCTGGGTGCTGGCCGGCGCCGCGCTGCTGCGCGGCGGCGTGCGCGGCTGGCCCGGCATTCCGCGCGGCGTGCGGCTGGCCGGCGGCCTGCTGGCGCTGTGCCTGGCCTGGCTGGCGGTGGCGCAGGCCCGGGTGATCGGCGTCAACTTCCTGCTGTCGGTGCTGGTGCTGGTGTGGGTGGCCGACATCGCCGCCTATTTCGCCGGGCGCGCGTTCGGCCTGAAGTTCACCCGCAGCAAGCTGGCCCCGGCCATCAGTCCCGGCAAGAGCTGGGAAGGCGTGTGGGGCGGCATGGTGGGGGTGCTGGTGCTGGCCTTCGCCTGGGTCGCGGGCGATGCCCACTGGCAGCCGCAGGCGCCGAGCCTGTACACCCGGCTGGCCACCGGCGGCTCCTGGCTGCTGGTGCTGGGCGCGCTGTTCCTCACCGCCATGAGCGTGGTCGGCGACCTCGCCGAATCGCTGGTCAAGCGCAGCGCCGGCGCCAAGGATTCCAGCGGCCTGCTGCCCGGCCATGGCGGCGTGCTCGACCGCGTCGATGCCTTGCTGCCGACGCTGCCGCTGGCCATGATGCTGGCTTCGCAGGTCCGGCCATGA